A portion of the Oxynema aestuarii AP17 genome contains these proteins:
- a CDS encoding L-lactate dehydrogenase has translation MFEKLFTPQQTADGALLSHRRPLKGVIIGAGQVGMACAYSMLIQNTLDDMLLVDINQEKLQGEVMDLLHGLPFVEPTAVRAGTLAESRDPDVVVITAGAKQKQGETRLDLVHRNVEIFKKLIPEVIEHCPNAIVILVTNPVDIMTYVTLKLSGLPNNQVIGSGTVLDTARFRYLLADKLHLDPRSLHAYIIGEHGDSEVPVWSKVNIAGMNLCGTGIEDCLEQEADKLNEIFHQVKNAAYEVIERKGATSYAIGLGVTQIVKALLRNQNRVLTVSTLINGIHGINDICLSLPAVVNRQGVTQILNLSLTENEEKMLQNSARVMGETIASLNL, from the coding sequence ATGTTTGAAAAATTATTCACTCCCCAACAAACGGCTGATGGAGCATTGTTGAGTCACCGCCGACCGCTTAAAGGCGTGATTATCGGGGCGGGACAAGTAGGAATGGCTTGTGCTTACTCCATGCTGATTCAAAATACCCTCGACGATATGTTACTGGTGGATATCAACCAGGAAAAATTACAAGGGGAAGTGATGGACTTACTGCACGGCTTGCCCTTTGTCGAACCGACCGCCGTGCGTGCGGGAACCTTGGCAGAAAGTCGAGACCCCGATGTTGTTGTCATTACAGCCGGAGCCAAGCAAAAACAAGGCGAAACCCGCTTAGATTTGGTGCATCGCAATGTCGAAATCTTTAAAAAATTAATTCCTGAAGTTATCGAACACTGTCCGAATGCGATCGTTATTTTGGTCACCAATCCCGTCGATATCATGACTTACGTGACTTTAAAACTTTCTGGCTTACCTAACAATCAAGTGATCGGATCGGGAACCGTTCTCGATACGGCACGATTTCGCTATTTATTAGCAGATAAGTTACACCTCGATCCGCGTAGTCTGCACGCTTACATTATTGGCGAACATGGCGATAGTGAAGTTCCGGTCTGGAGTAAAGTAAATATTGCTGGGATGAATTTATGCGGGACGGGAATTGAAGATTGTCTCGAACAAGAAGCCGATAAATTAAATGAAATCTTCCATCAAGTTAAAAATGCCGCCTATGAAGTGATCGAACGCAAAGGCGCCACCTCTTATGCGATTGGTCTGGGGGTAACCCAAATTGTGAAAGCACTTTTGAGAAATCAAAATCGGGTTTTAACGGTCAGCACGCTGATTAATGGGATTCATGGGATTAACGATATTTGTTTGAGTCTTCCCGCCGTAGTTAATCGTCAGGGAGTTACGCAAATTTTGAATTTATCGTTAACGGAAAATGAGGAAAAAATGCTGCAAAATTCAGCACGGGTTATGGGTGAAACGATCGCCTCTCTGAATTTATAA
- the secA gene encoding preprotein translocase subunit SecA, protein MLKNLLGDPNARKLKRYKPLVADINVLEEDIQVLSDEELRNKTQEFKQRVAQAKSYGEEREIMDELLPEAFAVVREAGRRVLGMRHFDVQLLGGIILHDGQIAEMKTGEGKTLVATLPSYLNALSGKGVHIVTVNDYLARRDAEWMGQVHRFLGLSVGLIQQGMSPSERKKNYGCDITYCTNSELGFDYLRDNMATAMADVVQRPFNYCVIDEVDSVLIDEARTPLIISGQVERPTEKYTKATTIAASLNKDEHYEVDEKARNIILADEGFARAEELLEVTDLYDPADPWAHYVFNAIKAKELFIKDVNYIVRQGEVVIVDEFTGRVMPGRRWSDGLHQAIEAKEHVDIQPETQTLATITYQNFFLLYPKLAGMTGTAKTEEAEFEKIYNLQVTVIPTNRPLRRKDMSDVVYKTEQGKWKAIADECAEMHELGRPVLVGTTSVEKSEVLSQLLHQLEIPHNLLNAKPENVERESEIVAQAGRKGAVTLATNMAGRGTDIILGGNAEYMARLKVREYLMPQIVRPEEDDSFAAPSGVPGAGSKDKAQGFTPGKKVKSWKASPQIFPTELSAETEKLLKEAVKFAVNQYGEQSLPELEAEDKVAVASEKAPTSDPVIQKLREVYNRILEEYEQFTHREHEEVVGLGGLHVIGTERHESRRIDNQLRGRAGRQGDPGSTKFFLSLQDNLLRIFGGDRVAGLMNAFHVEEDMPIESGMLTRSLEGAQKKVETYYYDIRKQVFEYDEVMNNQRRAIYAERRRVLEGQDLKEQVIKYAEQTMDDIVNYYVNPELPSEEWDLENLVSKVKEFVYLLADMQASQLEDLNVDEIKTFLHEQARIAYDIKEAQVEQIQPGLMRQAERFFILQQIDTLWREHLQQMDALRESVGLRSYGQKDPLIEYKSEGYELFLDMMTDIRRNVVYSLFQFQPQVQPAAQTASQNV, encoded by the coding sequence ATGCTTAAAAATCTGCTAGGCGATCCGAACGCCCGCAAGCTGAAAAGATACAAGCCGCTCGTCGCCGATATCAACGTCCTGGAAGAAGATATCCAAGTTCTCAGCGACGAGGAACTGCGCAATAAAACCCAAGAGTTCAAACAGCGAGTGGCGCAAGCCAAATCCTACGGTGAAGAACGAGAAATCATGGACGAGCTGCTTCCGGAAGCCTTTGCGGTAGTCCGGGAAGCAGGACGGCGCGTGCTGGGGATGCGTCACTTCGACGTTCAGTTACTCGGGGGGATTATCCTTCACGACGGCCAAATCGCCGAAATGAAGACGGGGGAAGGTAAAACCCTCGTCGCTACCTTGCCCTCCTATTTAAACGCCCTGAGCGGTAAAGGCGTCCATATCGTCACCGTCAACGACTACCTCGCCCGTCGGGACGCCGAATGGATGGGTCAGGTTCACCGCTTTTTAGGCTTGAGCGTGGGGCTGATCCAACAGGGGATGTCGCCGAGCGAGCGGAAGAAAAACTACGGTTGCGATATCACCTACTGCACCAACTCCGAACTCGGATTTGACTACCTGCGCGATAACATGGCGACGGCGATGGCGGACGTGGTGCAACGACCCTTTAACTACTGCGTGATCGACGAAGTGGATTCGGTGTTGATCGACGAAGCGCGCACGCCGTTGATTATTTCCGGTCAAGTCGAACGTCCTACGGAGAAATACACGAAAGCCACGACGATCGCGGCGTCGCTCAACAAAGACGAACATTACGAAGTAGACGAGAAAGCCCGCAATATTATTCTCGCCGACGAAGGATTTGCCCGCGCCGAAGAACTGCTCGAAGTCACCGACCTCTACGATCCGGCAGATCCGTGGGCGCACTACGTGTTTAACGCGATTAAAGCGAAAGAACTGTTTATTAAAGACGTTAACTATATCGTCCGTCAGGGAGAGGTGGTGATCGTTGACGAGTTTACCGGACGGGTGATGCCCGGACGGCGGTGGAGTGACGGACTGCACCAGGCGATCGAAGCTAAAGAACACGTCGATATTCAACCGGAAACCCAAACCCTGGCCACGATTACCTATCAAAACTTTTTCTTGCTCTATCCCAAATTGGCAGGGATGACGGGAACCGCCAAAACGGAAGAGGCGGAATTCGAGAAGATTTACAACTTGCAAGTGACGGTGATTCCGACCAACCGCCCCTTACGTCGGAAAGATATGTCCGATGTGGTGTATAAGACCGAACAGGGCAAGTGGAAGGCGATCGCCGACGAATGCGCCGAAATGCACGAACTCGGACGCCCGGTACTGGTGGGAACCACCAGCGTCGAGAAATCGGAAGTCCTCAGCCAATTGCTGCACCAACTCGAAATTCCCCACAATCTGCTCAACGCCAAACCGGAGAACGTCGAACGGGAATCGGAAATCGTCGCCCAAGCGGGACGCAAAGGCGCGGTAACCCTGGCGACGAACATGGCGGGACGCGGAACGGACATCATCTTAGGCGGGAACGCCGAGTATATGGCCCGCTTGAAAGTGCGCGAATATTTGATGCCCCAAATCGTGCGCCCGGAAGAAGATGACTCGTTTGCGGCTCCCAGTGGGGTTCCCGGCGCCGGAAGCAAGGATAAAGCTCAAGGGTTTACCCCCGGGAAAAAGGTGAAAAGCTGGAAGGCGTCGCCGCAAATTTTCCCGACGGAATTGAGTGCGGAAACGGAAAAACTGCTCAAAGAAGCGGTCAAGTTTGCGGTGAATCAGTACGGGGAACAAAGTTTGCCCGAATTGGAAGCGGAAGATAAGGTGGCGGTGGCGTCGGAGAAAGCGCCGACCAGCGATCCGGTGATTCAAAAACTGCGCGAAGTGTACAACCGGATTTTGGAAGAGTACGAACAATTTACCCATCGCGAACACGAGGAAGTGGTCGGACTCGGCGGTCTGCACGTGATCGGAACGGAACGTCACGAGTCGCGCCGAATTGACAACCAGTTGCGCGGACGGGCCGGACGCCAAGGGGACCCGGGTTCGACGAAGTTTTTCTTGAGTTTGCAAGATAACTTGCTGCGGATTTTCGGGGGCGATCGCGTCGCCGGACTGATGAACGCTTTCCACGTGGAAGAAGATATGCCGATCGAGTCGGGAATGCTGACGCGATCGCTCGAAGGCGCTCAGAAAAAGGTGGAAACCTACTACTACGACATCCGCAAACAGGTCTTCGAGTACGACGAGGTGATGAATAACCAACGTCGCGCCATCTACGCCGAACGCCGCCGGGTTCTCGAAGGTCAAGACCTCAAAGAACAGGTGATCAAGTACGCCGAACAAACGATGGATGACATCGTCAATTACTATGTCAATCCGGAATTGCCTTCGGAAGAATGGGACCTCGAAAATCTGGTGAGCAAGGTTAAAGAGTTCGTCTACTTGCTCGCGGACATGCAAGCGAGTCAACTCGAAGACTTGAATGTAGACGAAATTAAAACGTTCCTCCACGAACAAGCTCGGATCGCTTACGACATTAAAGAAGCTCAAGTCGAGCAGATCCAACCCGGTTTGATGCGTCAAGCGGAACGCTTCTTTATCCTCCAGCAGATCGATACCCTCTGGCGGGAACACTTGCAGCAGATGGACGCTTTGCGCGAGTCGGTGGGGTTACGCAGTTACGGTCAAAAAGACCCGTTGATCGAATACAAGAGCGAAGGTTACGAACTGTTCCTCGATATGATGACCGACATTCGCCGCAATGTGGTTTACTCGCTGTTCCAATTCCAGCCCCAGGTTCAACCTGCGGCGCAAACGGCGTCCCAAAACGTTTAG
- a CDS encoding quinone-dependent dihydroorotate dehydrogenase, giving the protein MDIYKSVLRPIIFSGVQPDPEWWHHQTMQVLSWLDRGGDRFPTGAIASQLTRAYCIEDSRLSVDLWGVSFPNPLGLAAGFDKNGVASRVWSRLGFGFAELGTVTLHAQPGNPRPRMFRLPDDRAALNRMGFNNGGAEALSRRLQGTREPGDRPFPIPIGINLGKSKITPLDEAPQDYLASFRLLKDLGDYFVVNVSSPNTPGLRSLQEGSQLAGIFDALQQENRGQKPILVKIAPDLEWEAIAEAIAVARRYDLAGAIATNTTIRRDGLVTEMLNLTGNPVREEAGGLSGAPLRARSTEIIRFIWQQTEGNFPIIGIGGIFSAEDAWEKITAGASLLEVYTGLIYEGPGMVRRILEGLLEKLDAEGLSHLSQAVGIANKI; this is encoded by the coding sequence GTGGATATTTATAAAAGCGTCCTGCGTCCGATTATTTTTTCCGGGGTACAACCGGATCCGGAATGGTGGCATCACCAAACGATGCAAGTGTTGAGTTGGCTCGATCGCGGCGGGGATCGTTTTCCCACGGGGGCGATCGCCTCTCAATTAACACGAGCTTACTGCATCGAAGATTCCCGCTTATCGGTAGATTTGTGGGGGGTGTCGTTTCCCAATCCTCTGGGATTGGCGGCGGGATTCGATAAAAATGGGGTGGCGTCGCGGGTATGGTCGCGTCTGGGGTTCGGTTTTGCGGAGTTGGGAACGGTGACGTTGCACGCGCAACCGGGAAACCCGCGCCCGCGTATGTTTCGCCTGCCGGACGATCGCGCCGCCCTCAATCGGATGGGGTTTAATAATGGCGGGGCCGAGGCGCTGTCCCGACGGCTGCAAGGGACTCGCGAACCGGGCGATCGCCCCTTCCCGATTCCGATTGGGATTAATTTGGGCAAGTCGAAAATTACGCCCCTGGATGAGGCGCCCCAAGATTATCTCGCCAGTTTTCGCCTGTTAAAAGATTTAGGCGATTATTTCGTGGTCAACGTGTCGTCGCCGAATACCCCGGGACTGCGATCGCTACAAGAAGGGAGCCAATTGGCGGGGATTTTCGACGCTTTACAACAGGAAAATCGAGGCCAAAAACCGATTTTAGTTAAAATTGCCCCAGATTTGGAGTGGGAGGCCATTGCCGAGGCGATCGCCGTCGCCCGACGCTACGATCTGGCCGGGGCGATCGCCACGAATACGACGATCCGCCGGGATGGACTGGTGACCGAAATGCTGAATTTAACGGGTAATCCGGTCCGTGAAGAAGCGGGCGGCTTGAGTGGCGCCCCCTTGCGCGCGCGATCGACGGAAATTATTCGGTTTATCTGGCAGCAAACTGAGGGGAACTTCCCCATTATCGGCATTGGCGGCATCTTTAGTGCCGAGGACGCTTGGGAAAAAATTACGGCGGGAGCCAGTTTGCTCGAAGTTTACACGGGTTTGATTTACGAAGGACCGGGAATGGTGCGCCGCATCCTCGAAGGATTGCTCGAAAAACTCGACGCCGAAGGACTCAGCCATCTGTCCCAAGCGGTCGGGATCGCCAATAAAATCTAA
- a CDS encoding alpha/beta hydrolase family protein produces the protein MSLIDSRHSSLATLGAVLVAVFTHIPVTAATPEPRFDTVSRFETTIPTAEGTEDPADIYYPAVSTDGEMRFPLALLLPGALVDKADYSEFASTVASYGFVVVIPNRFRTLTNPISGEKFPGLFAQVEQVNEVLTYMEAEATNPDSPLDGLVDTSLLALLGHSWGGAVGLAAIQNICPPLLCSESFTRPEVLKAGIFYGTTFRDQSQEDVVILPVNNQGIPVGLIAGDRDGVVRGQLDAVVTTYENIQDPPKVLITVLGANHYGITNEDSIRDPVRPTIAQDLSTETIARWSALFLRAHVLQDPEALNYVYNVGDDLDRHVDLEREISAIEAGEGSKL, from the coding sequence ATGAGTTTAATAGATTCTCGACATTCTAGCCTCGCCACTCTAGGTGCTGTCTTAGTCGCCGTCTTTACCCATATTCCCGTTACCGCCGCGACTCCCGAACCTCGGTTCGATACGGTCTCTCGTTTTGAAACGACGATTCCGACTGCGGAAGGAACGGAAGATCCGGCAGATATTTACTATCCGGCGGTCTCCACCGATGGAGAAATGAGGTTTCCTCTGGCTTTATTATTACCGGGGGCACTGGTCGATAAAGCCGACTATTCCGAGTTTGCCAGTACCGTAGCGAGTTATGGCTTTGTAGTCGTGATCCCCAATCGATTTCGGACGTTGACTAACCCGATTTCGGGAGAAAAGTTTCCGGGATTATTTGCCCAGGTGGAACAAGTCAACGAGGTTCTCACTTACATGGAGGCGGAAGCAACGAATCCCGATTCCCCTCTCGATGGTCTCGTCGATACGTCTTTACTCGCGTTACTCGGCCATTCTTGGGGGGGTGCGGTCGGTCTGGCGGCGATTCAGAACATCTGCCCTCCCCTGCTGTGTAGCGAGTCGTTCACACGACCCGAAGTTCTCAAAGCGGGGATATTTTATGGCACGACATTCCGGGATCAAAGTCAGGAAGACGTGGTCATTTTACCCGTAAACAATCAGGGGATTCCGGTTGGGCTGATTGCGGGCGATCGCGATGGCGTGGTTCGCGGTCAACTCGATGCGGTCGTCACCACGTATGAGAACATTCAAGACCCTCCCAAAGTCTTGATTACCGTCCTCGGAGCCAATCACTACGGGATTACTAACGAAGATAGCATTCGCGACCCGGTGCGTCCGACGATCGCCCAAGATCTGTCCACCGAAACGATCGCCCGATGGAGTGCTTTATTTTTGCGCGCTCACGTCCTTCAAGATCCAGAAGCGCTCAATTATGTTTATAACGTGGGAGACGATCTCGATCGCCACGTCGATTTGGAACGGGAGATCTCCGCGATCGAAGCGGGCGAGGGATCGAAACTTTAA
- a CDS encoding CHAT domain-containing protein: MKFQKSAKPPRRGDRPSLKIPAKIIYLSSQTIIALLLFEIALDGTMAGRSQEIVPAEDSTETTVIQQENQLQIQGGKTSGDGQNLFHSFQEFGLQIGQTANFMSQPEIRNIFGRVTGGQPSFIDGQLRVTGSHANLFLMNPSGIVFGRNATLDLSGSFAATTATGIGFDRGTFHAFGNNNYTNLVSEPRGFYLDPNSSGNLVSLGDLNVRSGQSLLLAAGTIAIAGNLRAPEGKVTVAAIAGKPFVRLSQSGYLLNLEIENTAFNSLPIDLKPLDLPELLTGNPIGHATAIALNAAGEPTLIGSGLTILPGNGAIGDLPQIEAGEVSLFSSQSLKIEGARLQSTGDLNLHAGGILTIRAGTAGFGAIAGNDLTLRGDRAIDILAFESLPGSAATFQANGDITLLSDGLVSGDAHFDTGGNFAIAQLNGDAANFLSIYDPIITSEGSVSFGDYQGASLKVEARGSISGGNITIDRPDLSLSDSDDPDVEILRSRPSLILRSGVANLENPVNVPPLQMQEGTVFTAVPGLNQNISVGTIATAGGPVILDSPGQIIFDSISSGGGAIDLSAGDTIVATGTIDSAGGSIAIVTGNFLRVNNSFSAPNGIEASISSADNNGGGGEIFIRHAGSTTTPFIVGDSSTNGTTAAITTGSQTLSPQFAIPVPPEIYNQGNLTIETTADRPSEPNVQPSEPSEPSAQPSEPSAQPSEPSEPSEPISSPTIEPIPREPESPSPGVNSTNGEAVSPPEPPNNREPPNNPEPPNNPEPPTLTPAIDEFPDNSEREPTPTPAQPIQPPEIAPQPPVITDNGGAISNEQPPNSGDRGGEAIAPDLPASPIVTPEPTQVRLPDPAIANVLTQIGNSVNLSDFSASENRDRGPLPQDNSFTLKTVSSQEIGRLIDEGDLPQATLFLDVFFSEELGGYLNREVTRELNSFSAVQQRISKIPREIGTQPAIIYTFSREDRLDLILVPPSGFPIHKAIRSADSASLEKIVNQFRNKITDPKSLHLTRYLQDSQQLYDWIVRPLENDLNRLGIETLVFSMDEGLRSIPLAALHDGDRFLVEKYGVALVPSINLTDTRYHNLKNASVLAMGASYFEELIPLPGVPLEVANLQKIWSGKVFLNNEFTPNNLQQQREIGKFAIVHLATHVAFNPGQPEQSFIQFWDAKLAIERIRQFGWNDPPVNLLVLSACETALGDRKAELGFAGLAVQAGVKSALGSLWYVSDRGTLALMTEFYAQLRRNPIKVDALRKAQVAAIRGELRIENNHLIADRGNFEIDLPPELQHGTDPDLSHPYYWSAFTLVGSPW; this comes from the coding sequence ATGAAATTCCAGAAGTCGGCGAAACCGCCTAGGAGAGGCGATCGCCCATCACTTAAAATCCCCGCAAAAATTATCTATCTTTCTAGTCAAACTATTATTGCACTTTTACTCTTTGAAATCGCTTTAGATGGAACAATGGCAGGGCGATCGCAAGAAATTGTTCCGGCGGAAGATAGCACCGAAACAACGGTAATTCAACAAGAAAATCAACTGCAAATTCAAGGGGGAAAAACCTCTGGCGACGGTCAAAACTTATTTCATAGTTTTCAAGAATTTGGCTTGCAGATCGGTCAAACTGCTAATTTCATGTCTCAACCCGAAATTAGAAATATTTTCGGGCGTGTTACTGGCGGTCAGCCTTCTTTTATTGACGGACAACTGAGAGTCACTGGAAGTCATGCAAATTTATTTTTAATGAATCCGTCGGGTATTGTTTTCGGTCGAAATGCTACCTTAGACTTGTCCGGTTCTTTTGCGGCGACAACGGCAACGGGAATCGGTTTCGATCGCGGAACATTTCATGCATTTGGAAATAATAATTATACCAATTTAGTATCCGAACCGCGCGGATTTTATTTGGATCCAAATTCATCGGGAAATTTGGTCAGTCTCGGGGATTTGAACGTTCGATCCGGGCAATCTTTACTCTTAGCGGCAGGAACGATCGCGATCGCGGGCAATTTACGCGCCCCGGAAGGGAAGGTCACCGTTGCGGCGATCGCGGGTAAGCCATTTGTACGTCTTTCGCAATCCGGTTACTTGCTCAATTTAGAGATAGAAAACACTGCATTTAACTCGTTGCCTATTGATTTAAAACCTTTGGATTTGCCCGAATTACTGACAGGAAATCCTATCGGTCATGCAACGGCGATCGCCCTCAATGCGGCGGGAGAACCGACACTGATCGGGTCGGGTTTGACGATCCTCCCGGGGAATGGAGCGATCGGCGATCTCCCCCAAATAGAGGCCGGAGAAGTGAGTTTATTCAGCTCACAAAGTCTCAAGATCGAAGGCGCTCGCCTTCAATCCACAGGAGATCTCAACCTTCACGCCGGGGGAATCCTGACGATTCGAGCAGGAACCGCCGGATTTGGCGCGATCGCGGGAAACGATCTCACCTTGAGGGGCGATCGGGCGATCGATATCCTCGCCTTTGAGTCCCTCCCCGGTTCGGCGGCGACCTTCCAAGCAAACGGAGATATCACCTTACTCAGTGACGGTCTGGTTTCCGGTGATGCTCACTTCGATACTGGCGGAAACTTCGCGATCGCCCAACTCAACGGCGACGCGGCCAATTTTTTGAGTATATACGATCCGATTATTACGTCCGAGGGAAGTGTGAGTTTTGGCGACTACCAAGGCGCCTCACTCAAAGTAGAAGCGCGAGGCTCGATCTCGGGGGGTAATATTACGATCGATCGCCCGGATTTGAGTTTGTCCGACTCCGACGATCCGGACGTGGAGATTTTGCGCAGTCGTCCCAGTTTGATTCTGCGATCGGGGGTCGCCAACTTAGAGAATCCCGTGAATGTTCCACCCCTCCAAATGCAGGAAGGGACTGTTTTTACAGCAGTTCCCGGACTCAATCAAAATATTTCTGTAGGTACGATCGCCACTGCAGGCGGTCCGGTAATTCTTGATAGTCCCGGTCAAATTATTTTCGACTCGATCTCCAGTGGAGGCGGCGCGATCGATCTGTCGGCAGGTGATACGATCGTCGCTACAGGAACGATCGACTCTGCAGGCGGTTCGATCGCGATCGTCACCGGGAATTTTCTACGGGTCAATAACAGTTTTAGTGCCCCCAACGGCATTGAAGCAAGTATTTCAAGTGCGGACAATAATGGTGGTGGCGGTGAGATTTTCATTCGCCATGCAGGGAGTACGACGACACCCTTTATTGTCGGAGATTCTAGCACTAACGGGACTACAGCCGCAATCACGACGGGATCGCAAACTCTCTCACCTCAATTTGCAATCCCCGTTCCTCCAGAAATATATAATCAAGGGAATTTAACCATTGAAACGACTGCAGATCGACCTAGCGAACCTAACGTCCAACCCAGCGAACCTAGCGAACCTAGCGCCCAACCCAGCGAACCTAGCGCCCAACCTAGCGAACCCAGCGAACCTAGCGAACCGATCTCATCCCCAACTATAGAACCAATTCCCAGGGAACCTGAAAGTCCCAGTCCTGGGGTCAATTCTACCAATGGCGAAGCTGTCAGTCCTCCCGAACCGCCCAATAATCGGGAACCGCCCAATAATCCGGAACCACCCAATAATCCCGAACCGCCAACGTTGACCCCCGCGATCGATGAATTTCCGGATAATAGTGAGAGAGAGCCGACGCCGACGCCAGCACAACCGATCCAACCGCCCGAGATCGCCCCTCAACCTCCTGTAATCACTGACAATGGCGGCGCAATCAGCAACGAACAACCGCCCAATTCCGGCGATCGCGGGGGAGAGGCGATCGCCCCCGACCTTCCAGCTTCTCCGATTGTGACTCCCGAACCGACACAAGTGCGATTACCGGATCCCGCGATCGCCAATGTCCTGACGCAAATAGGGAATTCGGTGAATTTGAGTGATTTTTCAGCAAGCGAAAATCGCGATCGTGGGCCGTTACCTCAAGACAATTCCTTCACCTTAAAAACGGTCAGTTCTCAAGAAATTGGTCGCTTAATTGATGAAGGAGATCTTCCTCAAGCCACTCTATTTCTCGATGTTTTTTTTAGTGAAGAACTCGGAGGCTATCTCAATCGAGAAGTTACTCGCGAACTCAATTCTTTTAGTGCCGTTCAGCAACGAATTAGCAAAATTCCTCGGGAAATTGGAACTCAACCCGCGATTATTTACACTTTTTCTCGCGAGGATCGACTCGATCTAATTTTAGTTCCTCCCAGTGGATTTCCCATTCACAAAGCGATCCGATCTGCGGATAGTGCCAGTCTTGAAAAAATTGTCAATCAATTTCGTAATAAAATTACGGATCCGAAAAGTTTACACCTCACCCGCTATTTACAAGATTCACAACAACTCTACGATTGGATCGTCCGTCCTTTAGAAAACGATTTAAACCGTTTGGGAATCGAAACGTTAGTTTTTTCAATGGATGAAGGATTGCGATCGATTCCTTTGGCTGCTTTGCACGATGGAGATCGCTTTCTCGTCGAAAAATATGGTGTAGCTTTAGTGCCCAGTATTAACCTCACGGATACACGTTACCACAACTTAAAAAATGCAAGTGTTTTGGCAATGGGAGCCTCTTATTTTGAAGAATTAATTCCATTGCCTGGAGTTCCTTTAGAAGTTGCTAACTTACAAAAAATTTGGTCGGGTAAAGTCTTTTTAAATAACGAATTTACGCCCAATAATCTACAACAACAACGAGAAATTGGAAAATTTGCGATCGTTCATTTGGCCACCCATGTTGCTTTCAATCCCGGTCAACCGGAACAGTCTTTTATTCAATTTTGGGATGCCAAATTGGCGATCGAGCGTATTCGCCAATTTGGTTGGAACGATCCCCCGGTGAATTTATTAGTTTTAAGCGCTTGCGAGACCGCCTTGGGCGATCGCAAAGCTGAATTAGGATTTGCCGGATTGGCGGTACAAGCTGGGGTTAAAAGCGCCTTGGGGAGTTTGTGGTACGTCAGCGATCGCGGAACCTTAGCCTTGATGACGGAATTCTACGCTCAATTACGTCGAAATCCGATTAAAGTCGATGCTTTACGTAAGGCTCAAGTTGCCGCTATTCGCGGTGAATTGAGAATTGAAAACAACCATTTAATTGCCGATCGGGGTAACTTTGAAATTGATTTACCGCCAGAGCTCCAGCACGGGACAGATCCCGATTTAAGTCATCCTTACTATTGGTCGGCATTTACTTTAGTCGGTAGTCCTTGGTAA
- a CDS encoding SanA/YdcF family protein: MLWTAWLDWRIGVAVATAIALLLPLILSSYIRLATRGDRYYDLDLIPNQPVAIVFGAGVWEDGSPTPMLADRVQAAVDLYKNGRVSKILMTGDNSTPHYNEVAAMQRYAEGRGIPREAITLDYAGFSTYESCYRAREIFGITHAVLVTQRFHLPRAVYTCRTMGIEAVGLGTPDWGKFRDDSMRYYSFREVLAGIKALWEVHITRPRPTFLGPFEGLS, encoded by the coding sequence ATGCTTTGGACTGCATGGCTTGATTGGCGCATTGGGGTGGCTGTGGCGACGGCGATCGCTCTGTTGCTCCCCTTAATTTTGAGTTCCTACATCAGACTCGCCACCCGAGGCGATCGCTATTACGACCTCGATCTCATTCCCAACCAACCCGTGGCGATCGTCTTCGGCGCCGGAGTCTGGGAAGACGGTTCCCCCACCCCCATGCTCGCCGATCGCGTGCAAGCTGCGGTAGATTTGTATAAAAATGGACGAGTCAGCAAAATTTTGATGACTGGGGACAACAGCACTCCCCATTACAACGAAGTCGCCGCCATGCAGCGCTATGCCGAAGGGCGAGGTATTCCCCGCGAAGCCATTACCCTCGACTATGCCGGATTCAGCACTTACGAAAGCTGCTACCGCGCCCGCGAAATTTTCGGCATTACCCACGCCGTCCTCGTGACTCAGCGTTTTCACCTCCCCCGCGCCGTCTACACCTGCCGCACGATGGGAATCGAAGCCGTTGGCTTGGGAACCCCCGATTGGGGCAAATTTCGCGACGATTCGATGCGTTACTATAGCTTCCGAGAAGTCCTCGCCGGGATTAAAGCCTTGTGGGAAGTCCATATCACTCGCCCCCGTCCCACGTTTCTCGGCCCGTTTGAGGGCCTGTCTTAG